The following is a genomic window from Flavobacteriales bacterium.
CGGGGTCGTGGCCCACCGCCTCGGGGAAGCAGTTGAAGAAGGTGAGGCGCGTCCACGGGAACGGATAGGGTGTGGCGGGCCGCAGGGGAAGATGGTCCACCACCATGCCCGCGGCCTGCAAGGGCGCCACGATGCGGTCAAGCAGCGCGGAGAGCTGCCCGGTCTGCGAGTAGTGGATGACGAGGACGCGCTTCATGACCCGGAAGGACGGAAGTACTGGGCCAATTTGCGCAACGGTTTGCGGATGGCCAGCAGCGGCGGCGGGGCGAAGCCGTTGTGGCGCCAGGCCTCCACCACCTCGCGGTTCGCCTTCCACACGTGGGTGAGGCTCTTGTTACTGGCCCCGCCCAGGCGGAAGCGCACGATCGTGAGCGGCACGTAGCGCGCCCGCAGCCGGTGCTTGTACAGGAAGCGGAACATCAGCTCGTAATCGGCCGCGATGTGGAAGCGCAGGTCGAAGCCGCCGAAGCGTTGGTAGGCCGCGCGGCGGATGTAGGTGCCCAGGTGGGGCGGCATCCAGCCGCTGCGGAAGTTGTCGCGGTGGTAGGCCCCGCCCTTCCAGAAGCGGCGCACCCGGCGGATGTCGCGCGGGTCCACCATGTGGGCATCGCCATAGATCACATCGTCGTCGCCCTGGGCGAACTCGGCCGCGAGCTTCGCGATCACGTCGGGCGCCTCCAGCAGGTCGCCGGCGTTCACGAAGCCGACCACCTCACCGGTGGCACGCGCGAGGCCCTTGTTCATGGCGTCGTACACGCCCTTGTCCGGCTCGCTGATGAGGATCGAGCGACCGTCGTCAACGCGCCTCAGCACGGTGCGCGTGGCTTCGTCCGGCGAAGCGCCGTCCACGATGATGTGCTCGATGTGCGGATGGGTCTGCGCACGCACGCTGGCCACCGTCTCGGCCAGCTCCTCGCCGGCCTTGTAGCACACGGTGATCAGCGTGAACCTCATTCGATCACGCGTTCGCGGACGGGCTGCGCGGGATTCCCCTGGTGGATCATGTACGGCTCCAGGTCCTTGGTGGCCACACTGCCTGCGGAGAGCACACTATGGCTCTTCAGGGTGACGCCGAGCATCACCATGGCGCCCGCCCCCACCCAGCTGCCCTCTTCCAGCACCACGGGACCGCTCAGGGTGGGGTAATCGACCTTCTTGTAGTTGTGGCTGCCCTGGATGATCATGGCGCCCTGGCTGATCACCACATGGTCACGGATGATGAGCTGATCGATGTTGTCGAGCCAGGCGCGCTGCCCGATCCATACGTGGTCGCCGATGGTGAGCTTCCAGGGGTACTTGATGTTCACCCCGGGATGAATGACGACCCCCTTCCCCACCCGCGCACCGAACAGGCGGAGCAGCGCGGGCTTGGGCGAGCGGAACGGGAACAGGGGGTTCAGGAAGAAGAGCGCGTTGGTGAAATACCACAGCGTCATCTTCACCGCGCCCGCCCCCTTGGGGAAGTCGGCGTTGGTGAAGCGGCTGAGGTCGACGCGCTTGCGTTCGGTCATGGCACCAGGAGCTCCAGCGTGCGTTGCACCGGCGCCGGATCGTCCAAATATCGCTTGCCCAGTGCGAAAGCGCCGCCGACGGTCGCCCGCAACGCCTGCTCCTCCATGTGCACCAGCAGTTGGATGGTCCGGGTGAAGCGGGCCGGGTCCTCCAAGGGGATGTCCCAGCCGGCATTCTGACGCTCGAGCCCTTTCCACGGCGTGCGGTCGCTGATGACCAAGGGAAGCCCCGCTGCCAGCGCTTCCACCATGGTGTGGCCGAAGTTCTCGCCCTGGCTGGGCATGAACAGGGCATGGACCTGCGCGAAGAGGCCGGGCACCTCCTCCGGCGCGGCCGTTCCCTTGTGCGATACCGTGATACCGGGCGGCAGCTGGGCGATGGCCTCCCGGCACTTCGCCCAGTAGGCCTCGTCGTAGATGGGCCCGTAGAGGTCGAAGGTCACCCGGCCCTTCACCTGCTTCAGGCATTCGATGGCGAAGAGCGTGTTCTTCTCCACGGCGATACGGGCTACGCTCACGAGCCGCAGCTCACCGGGTCGCTTACCACGCGGCGGAGGTTCCTTGGCCGGCATGCAACGACCCAGGTTGGGCACCAGCCGCACCTCGACATCCCTTCCCATCCAGCGCTTCACGTCCTCGACCTCCTCGGTGTTGGTGGCCTGGAACACGACACCGCGGTAGCAGCCCAGCATCCGCATCACTGCAAGGAACGCGCGCTTCTTCAGCGCACCATGCTTCATCATGCCCACTGCAAGCATGCCGCGCACGGCCACCACCCGTCGTTGCCCTGTACCCTTCAGCAGCCACAGCGGCATCACGCTGAACCACTTGGAGTACATGCCGTTGATGTACACCGTGGTCCAGGGCTCTTCGGCCAGCAGCTCGCGCCAGACAGCCGCGTTCACCCCGGGGCGCGAAGCGTACCACACCTTCTCGCCGCCAGGCATCACGGTCCAGCGATCGGGCACGATACCGGCGTAGGGCGTGGTCTCGGTGTAATCGGTATCGGTGGTGACGATGTGCAGGTCGACCTTGTCGCGCAGGTGGTCCACCAGGTTGGCCATGCTGCGCACGGGTCCGCCGGCCTTGTAACCGGGCAGGTACCAATCGATGAAGACCAGGACCCTAGGCTTCACGGCGGGCTTTCATCAGGTCCATCACGGTGCGCGCCCATTCCGCCGGGGTCCACAGACCGCCCAGGGTGTGGCTGTGCCGGCCCATGAGAAGCAGGTCGGCATCGCTGCGTTCCATCAGCTGCAGCAGGGCCTTGCGCAGGTCGGCGCCGTCGCCTGCGACAAAGCGGACGCCGTTCTCCCCCGGAGCGAGGAAGCGTTCACCCGCCCCCACCGCATGGCTCAGCACCAGGGGAAGGCCCGCACAGGCATGCTCGTGCACCACCACGCCCCAGGGCTCATAGGTACTGGGCAGCACGAACACGCCGCACTGTTCCACCACCTTCGCCATCTCATCCGCCTGCACGAAGCCCAGGTGCTTGATGCACGCATGGCGGCCCGAGGTGGAGCGCACCACCTGCTCGTGCAATTCGCCGGTGCCTGCGATCCACAACTCCCAGTCGCCGGCCCGGCCCTGATCGCACAGGGTGGCGAAGGTGTCGCAGAGCAGCTGGTGGCCCTTGGTGGGGATGTAGCGGGCCACGCAGAGCAGCCGGTGGGGCCAGCGGTCGGTGCGTTGGTCCAGCAGGCGCCGCCCCAGCGGGAGGAAGCGATCGGTGTCGGCGCTGTAGAAGCCGGTGCGGATGTTGAGGGCGGGGAATCCGAGCCGCCGGGCATAGCGGGCCTGCGCCTCCCCGGTGACCCAGGCGTGGCTGAAGGTGCGGCGGAGCCACAGCCGGGTGGCGGCCACCGCGGCCCATTGGCGTGCATCACCACGCCAGGCCG
Proteins encoded in this region:
- a CDS encoding glycosyltransferase family 4 protein — encoded protein: MSTHRKALFLYTELAPYFLACVERLVRDHDVEVHIVRWPVNREAPFTLRFGDRVKVYERDALDDQALMRLTHGVGPDIAFASGWVDKGYLRVCRMLHKQGLPTVMCSDTAWRGDARQWAAVAATRLWLRRTFSHAWVTGEAQARYARRLGFPALNIRTGFYSADTDRFLPLGRRLLDQRTDRWPHRLLCVARYIPTKGHQLLCDTFATLCDQGRAGDWELWIAGTGELHEQVVRSTSGRHACIKHLGFVQADEMAKVVEQCGVFVLPSTYEPWGVVVHEHACAGLPLVLSHAVGAGERFLAPGENGVRFVAGDGADLRKALLQLMERSDADLLLMGRHSHTLGGLWTPAEWARTVMDLMKARREA
- a CDS encoding glycosyltransferase: MRFTLITVCYKAGEELAETVASVRAQTHPHIEHIIVDGASPDEATRTVLRRVDDGRSILISEPDKGVYDAMNKGLARATGEVVGFVNAGDLLEAPDVIAKLAAEFAQGDDDVIYGDAHMVDPRDIRRVRRFWKGGAYHRDNFRSGWMPPHLGTYIRRAAYQRFGGFDLRFHIAADYELMFRFLYKHRLRARYVPLTIVRFRLGGASNKSLTHVWKANREVVEAWRHNGFAPPPLLAIRKPLRKLAQYFRPSGS
- a CDS encoding glycosyltransferase; the protein is MKPRVLVFIDWYLPGYKAGGPVRSMANLVDHLRDKVDLHIVTTDTDYTETTPYAGIVPDRWTVMPGGEKVWYASRPGVNAAVWRELLAEEPWTTVYINGMYSKWFSVMPLWLLKGTGQRRVVAVRGMLAVGMMKHGALKKRAFLAVMRMLGCYRGVVFQATNTEEVEDVKRWMGRDVEVRLVPNLGRCMPAKEPPPRGKRPGELRLVSVARIAVEKNTLFAIECLKQVKGRVTFDLYGPIYDEAYWAKCREAIAQLPPGITVSHKGTAAPEEVPGLFAQVHALFMPSQGENFGHTMVEALAAGLPLVISDRTPWKGLERQNAGWDIPLEDPARFTRTIQLLVHMEEQALRATVGGAFALGKRYLDDPAPVQRTLELLVP
- the wcaF gene encoding colanic acid biosynthesis acetyltransferase WcaF, with the protein product MTERKRVDLSRFTNADFPKGAGAVKMTLWYFTNALFFLNPLFPFRSPKPALLRLFGARVGKGVVIHPGVNIKYPWKLTIGDHVWIGQRAWLDNIDQLIIRDHVVISQGAMIIQGSHNYKKVDYPTLSGPVVLEEGSWVGAGAMVMLGVTLKSHSVLSAGSVATKDLEPYMIHQGNPAQPVRERVIE